In Spirosoma aureum, a single genomic region encodes these proteins:
- a CDS encoding dihydrodipicolinate synthase family protein translates to MNWQGVFPALTTKFTADEELDLVAFSANLAAQLDAGVDGIILGGSLGEASTLSNDEKDTLVKTAVDYVDGQVPVVLNIAEGATREAVRIAERAAGMGVSGLMLLPPMRYKADERETCTYFKAIAAATDLPIMIYNNPVDYKIEVTLDMFEELVELPTIQAVKESTRDISNVTRLRNRFGDRIKILCGVDTLAMEELVMGADGWVAGLVCAFPRETVAIYRLVKAGRYDEARAIYRWFLPLLELDIHPKLVQYIKLAETAAGLGTEYVRAPRLPLVGSERERILNVINTGLANRPKLPALEELVHVD, encoded by the coding sequence ATCAACTGGCAAGGCGTGTTTCCGGCCTTAACGACCAAATTCACAGCAGACGAAGAACTCGATCTGGTTGCATTCAGCGCTAATCTGGCAGCACAGCTCGACGCTGGCGTAGACGGCATTATTCTGGGTGGCTCGCTCGGCGAAGCCAGTACGCTTTCCAATGACGAGAAAGATACACTCGTCAAAACAGCCGTTGATTATGTTGACGGACAGGTTCCGGTGGTGTTAAATATTGCAGAGGGAGCCACTCGGGAAGCCGTCCGCATTGCCGAACGTGCTGCCGGGATGGGCGTTAGTGGGTTAATGTTATTGCCGCCGATGCGCTACAAAGCCGATGAACGTGAAACGTGCACATACTTTAAGGCCATTGCCGCAGCCACCGATCTGCCGATCATGATTTATAACAACCCGGTTGATTATAAAATCGAAGTGACACTCGACATGTTCGAAGAATTAGTTGAATTGCCGACCATTCAGGCCGTTAAAGAATCGACCCGGGATATCTCGAATGTTACCCGGCTCCGCAACCGATTTGGCGACCGGATCAAAATTCTGTGCGGGGTTGATACGCTGGCCATGGAAGAACTGGTTATGGGTGCCGACGGCTGGGTAGCCGGGCTGGTCTGTGCGTTCCCACGCGAGACTGTAGCCATCTACAGACTCGTCAAAGCAGGCCGTTACGACGAAGCCCGTGCCATTTATCGCTGGTTTCTGCCCCTGCTGGAACTGGACATTCATCCGAAACTCGTGCAGTACATTAAATTAGCCGAAACAGCCGCTGGGCTAGGTACAGAGTACGTACGCGCTCCCCGCTTACCGCTCGTCGGCTCTGAACGCGAGCGTATCCTGAATGTCATAAACACAGGTCTCGCCAACCGGCCAAAACTACCCGCACTGGAAGAGTTGGTTCATGTAGACTGA
- a CDS encoding 4-hydroxyproline epimerase produces MKSFFCIDAHTCGNPVRVVTGGSIPYLHGATMSEKRQHFLREYDWIRTGLMFEPRGHDMMSGSILYPPSDPANDVGVLFIETSGCLPMCGHGTIGTVTVAIEQGLVTPKTPGVLNLEVPAGLVRAEYRQEGKKVKSVKITNIKSYLAAENLTVECPDLGTLTVDVAYGGNFYAIVDPQPNFPGIEQFKAEQLIAWARTMRQRMNEQYTFVHPENATINGLSHILWTGEPLDPTSTARNAVFYGDKAIDRSPCGTGTSARLAQWYAKGKLKPGQDFIHESIIGSKFIGRIEAETELNGQPAIIPSVEGWAIIHGFNQILLDEDDPYKHGFQVI; encoded by the coding sequence ATGAAGTCTTTTTTTTGCATTGACGCACACACCTGCGGTAACCCCGTTCGGGTAGTGACAGGCGGTAGTATTCCGTATTTGCATGGGGCAACGATGAGCGAAAAACGTCAGCATTTCCTGCGCGAATACGACTGGATTCGGACCGGACTGATGTTTGAGCCACGCGGCCACGATATGATGTCGGGCAGTATACTCTATCCGCCCAGTGACCCCGCCAACGATGTGGGTGTTCTGTTCATTGAGACGTCGGGCTGTTTGCCCATGTGCGGTCATGGCACCATTGGTACAGTTACCGTTGCCATTGAACAGGGCCTGGTGACTCCCAAAACACCAGGCGTGCTGAATCTGGAAGTTCCCGCCGGACTCGTTAGGGCTGAGTACCGGCAGGAAGGCAAAAAGGTCAAATCGGTAAAGATTACGAACATCAAATCGTACCTCGCGGCTGAAAACCTAACGGTTGAATGCCCCGACTTAGGCACATTGACCGTCGATGTAGCCTACGGCGGAAACTTTTATGCCATTGTTGACCCGCAACCTAATTTCCCAGGGATAGAGCAATTCAAGGCCGAGCAACTCATTGCGTGGGCGCGAACGATGCGGCAGCGGATGAACGAGCAGTACACGTTTGTACATCCCGAAAATGCCACCATTAATGGACTAAGCCACATTCTCTGGACTGGTGAACCGCTTGACCCTACGTCAACAGCCCGCAACGCTGTATTCTACGGCGACAAGGCAATTGACCGATCGCCCTGCGGCACCGGAACCTCAGCCCGATTAGCACAATGGTATGCCAAAGGCAAACTAAAACCCGGTCAGGATTTTATCCACGAAAGCATAATCGGCTCAAAATTCATTGGTCGCATTGAGGCCGAAACGGAGCTTAATGGCCAGCCTGCCATCATTCCCAGCGTTGAAGGGTGGGCGATTATTCACGGATTCAATCAGATTTTACTCGACGAGGACGACCCGTATAAGCACGGATTTCAAGTGATTTGA
- a CDS encoding NAD(P)/FAD-dependent oxidoreductase produces the protein MNVGIIGGGVSGLFSAYYLRQAGHEVTLLENGTFADSCSHGNAGMIVPSHIIPLAAPGMIAKGIRWMFRSTSPFYVKPRLNRDLLQWGWLFYKHATAEHVERAIPVLRDLSFLSKKLYQELATTGNLDFGWQERGLLMLYQTPDNEHEMADEANVANRAGVDAQILTGQQVQDLEPTARVTVRGAVYYPGDAQIYPNQLIQALVIRLRQLGVTMLENQQVIDFSLQNARVQEVITTTNAYSFDEVVVAAGAWSPELTRKLGLSLPLQGGKGYSFMLPKQDQTIRVPAIMLEARATATPMNGQLRLAGTLEIAGTDLSVNPNRVRGIVQSINQYYPDLAVTMPATETVWRGLRPCSPDGLPYIGRLKHLQNLTLATGHGMMGVSLGPATGQLVAETITGRTASLSLQPFAPERFSK, from the coding sequence ATGAACGTAGGAATCATCGGCGGGGGCGTCAGCGGTCTCTTTTCAGCTTATTATTTACGACAGGCAGGGCATGAGGTGACCCTCCTGGAAAACGGTACGTTTGCCGATAGTTGCTCGCACGGCAATGCAGGTATGATTGTGCCCAGTCACATTATTCCACTCGCGGCACCGGGCATGATCGCCAAAGGGATTCGGTGGATGTTCCGGTCGACCAGTCCATTTTACGTAAAGCCACGGCTCAACCGCGATTTGCTGCAGTGGGGCTGGCTTTTTTATAAACATGCTACCGCCGAGCACGTAGAACGGGCGATTCCTGTGCTACGCGATCTGAGTTTTTTGAGCAAAAAACTCTATCAGGAACTCGCCACAACGGGCAATCTCGACTTCGGCTGGCAGGAACGTGGCTTACTGATGCTCTATCAGACTCCCGACAACGAGCACGAAATGGCTGATGAAGCCAATGTAGCCAATCGGGCGGGTGTTGACGCACAGATCCTGACAGGTCAGCAGGTACAGGATCTTGAACCGACAGCTAGGGTCACAGTACGCGGGGCTGTTTATTATCCCGGCGATGCACAGATCTACCCCAATCAGTTGATTCAGGCACTCGTCATTCGGTTGCGACAACTAGGCGTAACGATGCTCGAGAATCAGCAAGTAATTGATTTTTCACTCCAAAACGCTCGTGTTCAGGAGGTTATTACGACTACGAATGCTTATTCATTCGATGAAGTGGTCGTTGCAGCCGGAGCCTGGTCGCCTGAATTGACCCGAAAGCTGGGGTTATCGCTACCCCTACAGGGCGGAAAGGGCTATAGCTTCATGCTTCCGAAGCAGGATCAAACCATTCGGGTGCCTGCCATTATGCTCGAAGCACGCGCTACGGCTACACCGATGAACGGTCAGCTCCGGTTGGCCGGAACGCTCGAAATTGCCGGAACCGATCTGTCGGTAAACCCGAATCGGGTTCGGGGTATCGTACAGTCGATCAATCAGTATTATCCGGATCTGGCCGTTACAATGCCCGCGACTGAAACGGTCTGGCGGGGGCTTCGTCCCTGCTCCCCCGATGGACTCCCTTACATTGGTCGCCTGAAGCATCTGCAAAATCTGACACTCGCCACCGGGCATGGCATGATGGGCGTTAGCCTTGGCCCGGCAACTGGTCAGTTGGTTGCCGAGACCATTACGGGTAGAACTGCCAGCCTTTCACTACAGCCATTTGCTCCTGAACGGTTCAGCAAGTAG
- a CDS encoding S41 family peptidase, with amino-acid sequence MAGFVLTLSSCNKKVDDVSPQTTGTTSENSTIDNWILENMRQVYYWNDKIPANPDTTLAPSDFFDSILYSFDATLRPDGDRFSWIEENATDLTAELSGQTKTTGMEFTLYLRTSGSTDVIAQVLYVLPNSPAEQAGLKRGDIISKVNGQSLSTTNYQSLLLGDATTYAFGMAQVSNQALVDTDVTKTVTTAVYQENPVFLDSVYTIGSKTIGYLVYNQFVPAPNGSNGTEYDNQVDAIFSKFKAQGVNELVLDLRYNPGGYTSSSANLASLIGKGVDASKLYFREEWNATITPELQKEYGSDFFLQKFSTKAQNIGGNLSRVFVLTTDWTASASELIINGLRPYMTVTTIGTTTHGKNVGSITITDDTGKIKWGMQPIVFKSFNSLGQSDYATGFTPSVEVEEPITLYPLGDTRDALLNAAIGQITGAGASSRLGATQNPLKALGSSIQRKAGGSQMVRPIKNLNL; translated from the coding sequence ATGGCCGGTTTCGTGCTAACCTTATCGTCATGCAATAAGAAAGTCGACGACGTCAGTCCGCAAACCACAGGAACGACCAGTGAAAACTCAACGATTGATAACTGGATTCTGGAGAACATGCGTCAGGTGTATTACTGGAACGATAAAATTCCGGCAAATCCAGACACCACCCTGGCTCCTTCCGACTTTTTCGACTCCATCCTATACAGTTTCGATGCAACCTTACGACCCGATGGGGATCGATTTTCCTGGATTGAGGAAAATGCGACCGATCTGACAGCCGAATTAAGTGGTCAGACCAAAACAACCGGTATGGAGTTTACACTTTATCTGCGTACGTCCGGCTCCACCGATGTGATTGCCCAAGTATTGTATGTTCTACCGAACTCCCCCGCCGAACAGGCCGGGCTGAAGCGGGGTGACATCATCAGCAAAGTAAACGGTCAATCACTGTCTACTACCAATTACCAGTCACTGTTATTGGGCGATGCCACGACCTATGCGTTCGGAATGGCTCAGGTCAGTAATCAGGCGCTGGTGGATACCGACGTCACAAAAACCGTAACAACGGCTGTTTATCAGGAAAACCCGGTCTTTCTGGATTCAGTGTATACAATTGGCAGCAAAACCATTGGCTATCTGGTTTATAATCAGTTCGTACCGGCGCCAAACGGCAGCAATGGCACTGAATATGACAATCAGGTCGATGCAATTTTCAGCAAATTCAAGGCCCAGGGCGTTAATGAACTTGTTCTTGACCTGCGCTACAATCCGGGCGGTTATACGTCCTCTTCGGCGAATCTGGCCAGCCTGATTGGAAAAGGTGTCGATGCCAGCAAACTGTACTTCCGGGAAGAATGGAACGCAACCATTACACCCGAATTACAAAAAGAATACGGCAGCGATTTCTTTCTGCAAAAATTCAGTACGAAGGCACAAAACATTGGTGGCAATCTGTCGCGGGTATTTGTGCTCACAACCGACTGGACAGCCTCAGCCAGTGAACTGATTATCAACGGCCTGCGCCCTTACATGACGGTTACAACAATTGGTACGACTACGCATGGCAAGAACGTTGGTTCCATTACGATTACCGACGACACCGGCAAAATTAAGTGGGGTATGCAGCCGATTGTGTTCAAGTCCTTCAATAGCCTGGGCCAATCCGACTATGCCACCGGTTTTACACCCTCGGTTGAAGTAGAGGAACCCATCACCCTGTATCCGCTCGGCGACACCCGCGACGCTCTTTTAAATGCTGCTATCGGTCAGATAACGGGTGCGGGAGCCAGTAGCCGCCTGGGTGCTACCCAAAACCCGCTGAAAGCGCTGGGCTCATCGATCCAGCGAAAAGCCGGTGGTAGCCAGATGGTACGACCAATAAAAAACCTCAATCTGTAG
- a CDS encoding Kelch repeat-containing protein: MINLPIRFRSATGFQPKSISQTASLSQADQDTKNHRRSQLINWALGLVCVGWASALIGCSSSDTASTLGDWRHRSDFEGVARASSSGFVIGNFAYLGTGYDASNNRLKDFWAYDQTKNTWVQLADFGGVARTNAVGFSVGTKGYIGTGLNANNDKLKDFWEYDQATNKWKAVADFGGTARYAAVAFSLGNKGYVGTGNDGNYLKDIWSFDPAQNAWAKVSSYSGSKRVGAVAIVLNGLAYVGTGNNNGSTLRDWYAYDPAQDLWVEKAQFTTDQSTIARSYAVGFAINNLGYITSGDASSTTVWQYNPATDIWATLGTFEGSGRTYAIGFAIGGKGYVTTGLSGTARFDDLWEFDPTIAQDLDTN; encoded by the coding sequence ATGATTAATTTACCAATCCGATTTCGTTCGGCAACTGGGTTCCAGCCGAAATCTATATCCCAAACGGCTTCTCTCTCACAAGCAGATCAGGATACTAAAAATCACCGCCGGTCACAGCTCATTAACTGGGCATTAGGTCTGGTTTGCGTAGGCTGGGCCAGCGCACTTATCGGTTGCTCCAGCTCCGACACGGCATCAACACTAGGCGACTGGAGACACCGTTCCGATTTTGAAGGTGTGGCTCGTGCTTCTTCTTCCGGTTTCGTTATCGGTAATTTTGCCTACCTGGGCACGGGATACGATGCTTCCAACAATCGCCTGAAAGATTTCTGGGCGTATGATCAGACAAAAAATACATGGGTGCAACTGGCCGATTTTGGTGGAGTTGCCCGCACAAATGCTGTCGGTTTTTCGGTTGGTACCAAAGGCTATATCGGAACCGGTCTGAACGCCAACAATGACAAACTGAAAGACTTCTGGGAATACGATCAGGCAACCAACAAGTGGAAAGCCGTGGCTGATTTTGGTGGTACAGCCCGTTACGCTGCTGTCGCCTTTTCGCTTGGTAACAAAGGCTACGTGGGTACCGGTAATGATGGCAACTATTTGAAAGATATATGGTCTTTTGATCCAGCTCAAAATGCTTGGGCAAAAGTTAGCAGCTACAGCGGATCGAAGCGGGTTGGTGCCGTAGCCATTGTGCTCAACGGACTGGCTTATGTTGGAACGGGCAACAACAACGGAAGCACCCTGAGAGATTGGTATGCTTATGATCCGGCGCAGGATTTATGGGTTGAAAAAGCACAGTTTACGACCGATCAGTCGACCATTGCCCGGAGCTATGCGGTTGGATTCGCCATCAACAATCTGGGCTATATTACATCCGGTGATGCCAGCAGCACAACCGTTTGGCAATACAATCCAGCTACGGACATCTGGGCAACGCTGGGAACATTTGAAGGTTCGGGAAGAACCTACGCGATTGGCTTTGCGATCGGCGGTAAAGGGTACGTTACAACAGGTCTGAGTGGTACAGCTCGTTTTGATGACCTGTGGGAGTTCGACCCAACCATAGCACAGGACCTTGACACCAACTAA
- a CDS encoding DUF4907 domain-containing protein — MTPTKNIQPQKRRSRPALIRKGLLLVMAGLAILTGYLFYSWQPHYKVQVFNTSSGWGYDILDNGKPFIHQPTIPGVPGVVGFTNSEQAQRVGERVVEKLQEEQAMPTLTHDELRQLGVTIP; from the coding sequence TTGACACCAACTAAAAACATACAGCCACAGAAACGACGTTCCCGTCCAGCGCTGATCCGCAAAGGGTTGTTACTGGTAATGGCGGGCCTTGCAATCCTGACTGGCTACCTGTTCTACAGTTGGCAGCCTCACTACAAGGTTCAGGTTTTTAACACATCAAGTGGCTGGGGTTACGATATACTGGATAACGGCAAACCGTTTATTCACCAGCCTACCATACCGGGCGTACCTGGTGTGGTAGGCTTTACCAACAGTGAGCAGGCCCAACGGGTCGGTGAGCGGGTTGTCGAGAAATTACAGGAGGAACAGGCAATGCCTACTCTGACACATGACGAATTGCGCCAGTTAGGCGTAACAATTCCCTGA
- a CDS encoding DUF4270 family protein encodes MMRTFWYAGLLLLTGIVLFACQSGDLNVGQSVINPQELLVQSIDSVTIQTSTVLKTDSFPTSPDQNILIGQWTDAKTGRLTARGIAALDYASNSFTTQTTLRLDSLVLELGYAYTYGDTASVFNMSVYRLNRPLASQLFYNTTPASYETKPFLQQAIIPRPVTGTRPVRMRIPADIAQAFYAKLVSGEINNSTTLEEFFPGFAFVSQSTANNTFLAFATGSTSGLRLYYHDTDINQTASNVLFPLSSLHFTQLQNDRSGTVLSSLKTRSDAVNSRQTDNTTSISWGAGLQTRIEFPFLGEFARPDQFVDLNSALLVIKPVRQSILDNAAPVLNLAIYEVNGQNDIIATVPGTSSGSTQAIAQYLLNPYIPLLDDTYTFDLTYYIGQIIKRKIPNRALLLTTYPNPQNGTPTLRELIQRVTLGNQQRQNDPMKLQLYMTSSL; translated from the coding sequence ATGATGCGTACTTTCTGGTACGCCGGTTTGCTGTTGCTGACCGGTATTGTACTTTTCGCCTGTCAATCAGGCGATCTTAACGTGGGGCAATCGGTCATCAACCCGCAGGAGTTGTTGGTTCAATCCATTGATTCTGTTACAATTCAGACATCAACGGTGTTGAAGACCGACTCATTCCCAACGTCTCCCGACCAAAATATTCTGATTGGGCAGTGGACTGATGCAAAAACGGGTCGGTTAACGGCACGAGGAATCGCGGCACTTGACTATGCATCGAACTCCTTTACGACTCAAACGACATTGCGTTTAGATTCTTTAGTGCTTGAATTAGGCTATGCCTATACCTATGGTGATACTGCTTCAGTATTTAATATGAGTGTGTACCGCCTGAATCGGCCGTTGGCTTCTCAACTCTTTTATAATACCACGCCTGCTAGCTACGAAACGAAGCCCTTTTTACAGCAGGCAATTATACCCAGGCCGGTAACCGGTACAAGGCCCGTTCGTATGCGGATTCCGGCCGACATCGCACAGGCATTCTACGCAAAGCTTGTGAGTGGTGAAATTAACAATTCAACTACATTAGAAGAGTTTTTTCCTGGTTTTGCCTTTGTGAGTCAATCAACGGCCAATAATACATTTCTGGCGTTTGCAACGGGTTCAACAAGCGGTTTACGGCTCTATTATCACGATACGGATATTAACCAGACAGCATCAAACGTGCTGTTCCCGCTCAGCAGTCTGCATTTTACCCAATTGCAGAATGACCGCAGTGGCACAGTCTTAAGTTCGTTAAAGACCCGTTCCGATGCGGTAAACAGCCGCCAAACCGACAATACGACATCTATATCCTGGGGAGCTGGTCTGCAAACCCGCATCGAATTCCCCTTCCTGGGTGAGTTTGCGCGCCCTGACCAGTTTGTCGATCTGAACAGTGCTTTACTGGTTATAAAACCGGTTCGGCAAAGCATTCTGGATAATGCGGCTCCAGTACTAAACCTGGCTATTTATGAAGTCAACGGTCAGAATGATATTATAGCAACCGTACCGGGTACCTCATCAGGGTCAACACAAGCTATCGCCCAGTATCTCCTAAATCCATATATACCGTTACTGGATGATACGTACACCTTTGATTTGACCTATTACATTGGTCAGATCATTAAGCGGAAAATTCCGAATCGTGCGCTATTACTGACCACATATCCAAACCCACAAAACGGGACCCCTACGTTGCGGGAATTGATTCAGCGGGTAACGCTCGGTAATCAGCAACGCCAAAACGATCCGATGAAATTGCAACTGTACATGACGTCCAGTCTGTAA